In one window of Henckelia pumila isolate YLH828 chromosome 1, ASM3356847v2, whole genome shotgun sequence DNA:
- the LOC140877791 gene encoding U-box domain-containing protein 44-like → MAGSWDGSHGEDEYSDDSHHFDRLHIEPIYDAFICPLTKQVMRRPVTLENGKTFEREAIEKWFRDCRESGRRPVCPLTLRELRSTEISPSIALQQTIEEWNARNEAAKLDMARRSLSLNSPENDIRRALKFVQNLCHKSQANRQVIRNAELMPMIIDVLKSSSRRVRCMALETLQIVVEGDFDNKDIMAEGDTVRTIVKFLSHEQSKEREEAVSLLYELSESETLCEKIGSVNGAILILVGMASSDSENLVTVEKAEKTLENLEKCENNVRQMAECGRLQPLLRTLLEGSPETKISMAAFLGELVLNNDVKVFVARTVGYSLINLMTNNNMQSREAALKALNQISSDEASAEVLIEIGILPPLVKDLFTVGANHLPIRLKEVSATILANVVNSGHDFDSIPVGPNNQTLVSEEIIHSLLHLISNTGPAIECKLLQVLVGLTSSPTTVSSVVSAIKSSGATISLVQFIEVPQRDLRAASIKLLQNLAPQMGPELAGCLRVSSGQLGSLMKVIFENTGMTEEQAAAARLLADLPERDTGLTRQMLDEGAFQLLISRIIRIRQGEMRGSRFMTPYLEGLVKVLARITFVLSEDSGAALALCQVNNLASLFIDLLQANGLDNVQMVSATALKNLSQESINLTKLPEFPAPGFCASIFPCLSKPPVITGLCRVHRGICSLKETFCLLEGHATDKLVALLDHTNDKVVEAALEALSTLLDDGVDTEQGVQVLLDADGVKPILDILLEKRNESLRKRSVWAVERLLRSDEIAYVVSDNPNLSTALVDAFQHGDYRTRQIAEHALQHVDKFPKFSSIFTKK, encoded by the exons ATGGCTGGGAGCTGGGATGGAAGTCATGGAGAGGATGAATACTCAGATGACAGCCACCATTTTGATAGACTACATATAGAGCCTATTTATGATGCTTTCATATGTCCCTTAACCAAACAGGTGATGAGACGTCCTGTGACATTGGAAAATGGGAAAACTTTCGAGAGAGAGGCGATTGAGAAATGGTTCAGGGATTGCCGAGAGAGTGGCAGAAGGCCGGTTTGCCCTCTAACTTTGAGAGAGTTAAGAAGCACAGAAATAAGTCCAAGTATCGCTTTACAGCAAACGATTGAAGAATGGAATGCAAGAAACGAAGCTGCTAAGCTTGACATGGCTCGTAGGTCGTTATCCTTGAACAGCCCAGAGAATGATATTCGACGAGCTTTGAAGTTCGTTCAGAATCTCTGCCACAAAAGTCAAGCAAATAGGCAAGTAATTCGTAATGCAGAGCTGATGCCTATGATCATCGATGTGCTGAAGAGCAGTAGTCGTCGAGTTCGCTGCATGGCTCTTGAAACACTTCAAATTGTGGTGGAGGGAGACTTTGATAATAAG GACATAATGGCTGAAGGGGACACTGTGCGCACCATTGTCAAATTTTTATCCCATGAGCAATCCAAAGAGAGGGAAGAAGCCGTTTCTTTACTTTATGAGCTCTCTGAATCCGAAACACTATGCGAAAAGATTGGTTCAGTGAATGGAGCTATTCTTATTTTAGTAGGAATGGCTAGCAGTGATTCTGAAAACCTTGTAACTGTTGAAAAAGCTGAAAAAACCTTAGAGAATCTGGAAAAGTGTGAGAACAACGTAAGACAAATGGCTGAATGTGGAAGATTGCAGCCTCTCCTGAGAACACTGCTTGAAG GCTCCCCAGAAACTAAGATATCGATGGCTGCCTTTCTTGGAGAACTGGTACTAAACAATGATGTGAAGGTCTTTGTGGCCAGAACTGTTGGCTATTCGCTTATTAATCTTATGACGAACAATAATATGCAATCCAGAGAGGCGGCTCTCAAAGCTTTAAACCAGATCTCATCAGACGAGGCTAGTGCCGAGGTTTTGATAGAAATCGGTATCCTCCCTCCTCTTGTTAAGGATTTGTTCACCGTTGGTGCTAATCACCTTCCCATACGGTTGAAAGAAGTTTCGGCAACCATTCTTGCAAATGTTGTGAATTCTGGACATGATTTTGATTCGATCCCAGTTGGACCGAACAACCAGACACTGGTCTCTGAGGAAATAATCCACAGCCTCCTACATCTTATCAGCAACACCGGGCCAGCAATTGAGTGCAAGCTTCTCCAAGTACTTGTCGGGTTGACCAGCTCTCCCACAACTGTATCAAGTGTCGTTTCTGCTATCAAAAGTTCTGGTGCCACTATTAGTTTGGTTCAGTTTATTGAAGTTCCTCAGAGGGATTTAAGGGCGGCCTCGATAAAGCTTCTTCAAAATCTTGCGCCACAAATGGGACCGGAATTAGCTGGTTGTTTACGTGTTTCATCTGGTCAACTCGGTAGCCTAATGAAGGTGATATTTGAGAATACAGGAATGACCGAGGAGCAGGCAGCAGCTGCTAGGCTTTTAGCCGATCTCCCTGAAAGGGATACAGGCCTCACCAGACAGATGCTAGATGAAGGGGCATTTCAGCTGCTTATTTCCCGAATAATACGGATTCGACAGGGGGAAATGAGAGGCAGCCGCTTCATGACCCCTTATTTAGAAGGACTTGTGAAGGTATTAGCGAGAATTACATTTGTTTTGTCCGAGGACTCAGGGGCTGCTCTCGCTCTTTGTCAGGTTAACAATCTAGCATCACTTTTCATAGACCTTCTACAAGCCAATGGGCTGGACAACGTGCAGATGGTATCAGCCACGGCTTTAAAGAACTTATCCCAAGAATCTATAAACTTGACTAAGCTACCCGAGTTTCCTGCTCCAGGATTTTGTGCCTCCATTTTCCCTTGTTTAAGCAAACCACCAGTCATAACTGGATTGTGTAGGGTTCATCGTGGGATTTGTTCTTTGAAAGAAACATTTTGTCTCTTAGAAGGGCATGCCACAGACAAGTTGGTGGCCCTTTTGGACCACACTAATGACAAGGTGGTGGAAGCAGCATTAGAGGCTCTGTCCACTTTATTAGATGATGGTGTTGATACAGAACAAGGAGTTCAAGTGTTGCTAGATGCAGATGGAGTGAAGCCTATACTTGACATTTTACTCGAAAAACGAAACGAGAGTCTAAGAAAGAGGTCGGTATGGGCTGTCGAAAGATTATTGAGAAGTGATGAAATAGCTTATGTAGTTTCTGATAATCCCAATTTAAGTACGGCGCTCGTGGATGCTTTCCAACATGGAGATTATCGAACACGGCAGATAGCTGAGCATGCCTTGCAGCATGTGGATAAATTCCCCAAGTTCTCCAGTATCTTTACAAAAAAGTGA